A genomic window from Streptomyces mirabilis includes:
- a CDS encoding GNAT family protein — protein MTNQPLEGTVVRLVRLSPDHAEALFPSASDPEVWRWMPRARPETVEQLREWLGEMTADPTRRCFAVQRRDDGTVIGSTSMYDLDLAESRTEIGATWFDRSCWGGPYNVESKLLLFTHAFEDLRLARLALRTDNLNVRSQQALARLGLVHEGTLRSHMRRPDGTRRDSLYYSLLADEWPTVRETLRARVTAKTTPLLA, from the coding sequence CGTCCGCCTCGTCCGTCTGTCTCCCGACCACGCCGAGGCTCTCTTCCCGTCGGCGTCCGACCCCGAGGTCTGGCGGTGGATGCCCCGGGCACGACCCGAGACCGTCGAGCAACTGCGCGAGTGGCTCGGCGAGATGACCGCCGACCCGACGCGGCGCTGCTTCGCCGTGCAGCGCCGTGACGACGGCACCGTGATCGGTTCGACCAGCATGTACGACCTCGACCTGGCCGAGAGCCGCACCGAGATCGGCGCGACCTGGTTCGACCGTTCCTGCTGGGGCGGCCCCTACAACGTCGAGTCCAAACTGCTGCTGTTCACCCACGCCTTCGAAGACCTGCGCCTGGCTCGGCTCGCCCTGCGCACCGACAACCTCAACGTGCGGTCCCAGCAGGCCCTGGCCCGCCTCGGCCTGGTCCACGAAGGAACCCTGCGCAGCCATATGCGCCGCCCGGACGGCACCCGCCGCGACTCCCTGTACTACAGCCTGCTCGCCGACGAATGGCCCACCGTCCGCGAGACGCTACGCGCCCGGGTCACCGCCAAAACCACACCCTTGTTGGCCTAG